From a single Miscanthus floridulus cultivar M001 chromosome 8, ASM1932011v1, whole genome shotgun sequence genomic region:
- the LOC136468732 gene encoding uncharacterized protein — protein MALEELQGKWDDSFEDVFRFKAEVERTNPGSIVDIEWALVGKKMRFTRMFVAFNSCVQGFLNGCRPFLGVDSSHLTGRWRGQLASASAVDGHNWLFPVAYGVFESESADNWQWFFEKLKVVIGSPLGLVICIDAGKGIDKGVASVFSDGVEHRECMRHLVKNFNKRYRGAVFKKHLWPASRAYNQRHFDRHYNIMKAASPRAMQWIEDNHKHLWCRWRFSHACKCDYVTNNIAETFNSWIRNEKSLALVPLLDRIRQMIMEKQDIRRALSLRLTDKILPQVTKELHAMSRNLQYVIYRGPNNTAEIQGTTK, from the coding sequence ATGGCTCTGGAAGAGCTTCAAGGCAAGTGGGATGATAGCTTTGAAGATGTTTTCAGATTCAAGGCTGAGGTGGAGAGGACAAATCCAGGAAGCATTGTGGACATTGAGTGGGCTCTGGTTGGGAAGAAGATGAGGTTCACAAGGATGTTTGTGGCATTCAACAGCTGTGTTCAAGGTTTTTTGAATGGATGCAGACCCTTCCTTGGTGTGGACTCAAGCCACCTAACTGGGAGATGGAGAGGGCAACTAGCTTCTGCTTCAGCTGTGGATGGACACAACTGGCTTTTTCCAGTAGCATATGGTGTATTTGAGTCAGAATCTGCTGACAACTGGCAGTGGTTTTTTGAGAAACTAAAAGTTGTCATTGGATCTCCTCTAGGCCTAGTTATCTGCATAGATGCAGGGAAAGGTATAGATAAGGGAGTTGCCTCTGTCTTCTCAGATGGAGTAGAACATAGGGAGTGCATGAGACATCTAGTGAAGAATTTCAACAAGAGATATAGAGGTGCAGTGTTCAAGAAGCACTTGTGGCCAGCCAGCAGGGCTTACAACCAAAGACACTTTGATCGCCATTACAACATCATGAAGGCTGCATCACCAAGAGCAATGCAATGGATAGAGGACAACCACAAGCACTTGTGGTGTAGATGGAGGTTCTCCCATGCATGCAAATGTGACTATGTTACTAACAACATAGCAGAGACTTTCAACAGTTGGATTAGGAATGAAAAATCCCTTGCCTTAGTTCCTCTGTTGGATAGGATTAGGCAAATGATCATGGAGAAGCAAGATATCAGAAGGGCATTGTCACTGAGGTTGACAGACAAGATCTTGCCTCAAGTCACTAAAGAACTTCATGCTATGAGTAGAAACTTGCAGTATGTCATATATAGGGGGCCCAACAACACTGCAGAGATTCAAGGTACTACTAAATAA